One window of Hallerella porci genomic DNA carries:
- a CDS encoding HU family DNA-binding protein, translating to MNKQDLIEFVQKAANIETKVAATAAVNAVLDGITEGIKKGGPVQLIGFGTFSVKERKARTGHNPATGATIKIKATKAVSFKVGSELKETAKKSKAPKK from the coding sequence ATGAATAAGCAAGACCTCATTGAATTCGTTCAGAAGGCTGCAAACATCGAAACGAAAGTGGCTGCAACAGCTGCTGTCAACGCTGTCCTCGACGGCATCACCGAAGGCATCAAGAAGGGTGGCCCGGTTCAGCTCATCGGCTTTGGCACCTTCAGCGTGAAGGAACGTAAGGCTCGCACTGGCCACAATCCGGCTACTGGCGCAACGATTAAAATCAAGGCTACTAAGGCTGTCTCCTTCAAGGTCGGTTCCGAACTCAAGGAAACCGCTAAGAAGTCCAAGGCTCCGAAGAAGTAA
- a CDS encoding TrmH family RNA methyltransferase has protein sequence MIEYSYSSPEMQAKIEALLPKITEHRRDLLMKVVQNRTRHFCMVLEDLFDPHNISAVIRTAEVFGLEDVHIIEEVNPYKVNKSILKGSIKWMNLYLYEKRKACMEHLRKKGYRIAVASTNTENSVLDLDLSQPTAFYLGSEFTGNHPDTLAAADCEFKLPQYGITESMNVSVAGGVLMCYLDHFMQQHGRKNFTLPPAERDALLVEWLERHINDDTASSSITRIACE, from the coding sequence ATGATTGAGTATTCTTATTCTTCTCCCGAAATGCAAGCAAAAATCGAAGCGCTTCTTCCCAAAATTACGGAACATCGCCGCGATCTTTTGATGAAAGTGGTGCAAAATCGCACGCGACATTTTTGCATGGTTCTCGAAGATCTTTTTGATCCGCACAACATTTCTGCAGTCATCCGCACCGCCGAAGTTTTCGGGCTCGAAGATGTCCACATCATCGAAGAAGTGAATCCGTATAAAGTGAATAAATCCATTTTAAAAGGCTCGATCAAATGGATGAATCTTTACTTGTATGAAAAGCGCAAAGCGTGCATGGAACATTTGCGCAAAAAAGGTTACCGCATCGCTGTCGCAAGCACGAATACGGAAAATTCTGTTTTGGATTTGGATTTATCCCAGCCGACTGCATTCTATCTCGGCAGTGAATTTACGGGAAATCATCCGGACACTTTGGCGGCTGCCGATTGTGAATTTAAACTTCCGCAATATGGCATCACCGAATCGATGAATGTTTCGGTTGCCGGCGGCGTTCTCATGTGTTACTTGGATCACTTTATGCAACAACATGGAAGAAAGAATTTTACGCTTCCGCCCGCTGAACGTGATGCGCTTCTCGTCGAATGGCTCGAAAGACATATAAATGACGATACCGCATCTAGTTCCATTACGCGAATCGCCTGCGAATAA
- a CDS encoding CIA30 family protein, translating into MAKKLAILSLAIICMFIAYVLIPKREFLVQVFPLSATEKLMAYDDLSDGGSSKAKMELSDSVLDFRCTLGMDTSKGAWCGVIWQFNYENWSLVDSILLDVYSETETEIIAKVWTYDPDVTNKDSLTTFRQLLKEIPLKKGENHIAIPFQEFYVPDFWFQKNGVAKELMQRHKEHVSRFEVTPGWDVKRGEPMHFRFTKIAAKGTGSIELAIFLIACVVIVVIALGFLKKKK; encoded by the coding sequence ATGGCGAAAAAACTCGCAATCCTTTCCTTAGCCATTATTTGTATGTTCATCGCTTACGTGTTAATTCCGAAGCGTGAATTTTTAGTGCAAGTGTTTCCGCTTTCCGCGACCGAAAAATTGATGGCTTACGACGACCTTTCGGACGGTGGATCTTCGAAAGCAAAAATGGAATTGTCGGATTCGGTTTTAGATTTTCGCTGCACACTAGGAATGGATACTTCGAAAGGCGCTTGGTGCGGCGTCATTTGGCAATTCAATTATGAAAATTGGAGCCTTGTCGATTCGATTTTATTAGATGTTTATTCGGAAACCGAAACAGAAATTATCGCAAAAGTTTGGACGTATGATCCCGATGTGACGAACAAAGATTCTCTCACCACTTTTCGTCAACTGCTCAAAGAAATCCCTTTGAAAAAAGGCGAAAATCACATCGCAATTCCTTTTCAAGAATTTTACGTTCCCGATTTTTGGTTCCAGAAAAATGGCGTTGCCAAAGAATTGATGCAACGTCACAAAGAACATGTTTCGCGGTTTGAAGTGACTCCGGGCTGGGATGTAAAACGCGGCGAACCGATGCATTTCCGCTTTACGAAAATTGCTGCGAAGGGAACAGGCTCTATTGAATTAGCGATTTTCTTAATCGCGTGCGTCGTCATCGTCGTCATCGCTCTCGGATTTTTGAAGAAGAAAAAATGA
- a CDS encoding tetratricopeptide repeat protein, whose product MAKVISVTVQNFQSEVMTEAETRPVVLTFASSQMPDCASYNQILEKLSSELDFTLGEVSLDEPDNMAFVQSFRIQNLPFVVVLSKGEMADAIQGALPEDELKKRLSKFFISDEERAKMAMEDAIAEGNYAEALPLVQSEMAKNPSDDHLKILLAKCELGLGNAENAKEILQKISENSAEFATAKSLLDLMDLLVEAAKTNPVEGDAKKFRDACKDAARKDYRSALEGFFQLALSNPDFQDGAPKKSMLVLFSALGPKEPLTWEYRSKLNTFLFI is encoded by the coding sequence ATGGCAAAAGTAATCTCTGTTACAGTTCAAAATTTTCAGTCCGAGGTGATGACCGAAGCGGAAACACGCCCCGTTGTTTTGACCTTTGCATCTTCTCAGATGCCCGACTGCGCTTCTTATAATCAAATTCTCGAAAAACTTTCTTCGGAACTCGATTTCACTTTAGGCGAAGTGAGTTTGGATGAACCCGATAATATGGCGTTCGTGCAATCTTTCCGCATTCAAAATTTACCGTTTGTCGTCGTCCTTTCAAAAGGCGAAATGGCTGATGCCATTCAAGGCGCACTCCCCGAAGATGAACTCAAAAAGCGCTTGTCAAAATTTTTCATTTCCGATGAAGAGCGCGCAAAAATGGCGATGGAAGATGCAATCGCCGAAGGAAATTATGCGGAAGCGCTTCCGCTTGTGCAAAGCGAAATGGCGAAAAATCCAAGCGATGATCATCTGAAAATTCTTCTCGCCAAATGCGAACTCGGGCTCGGTAACGCCGAAAACGCCAAAGAAATTTTGCAAAAAATTTCGGAAAATAGCGCAGAATTTGCAACCGCAAAATCTCTGCTCGATTTGATGGATTTACTCGTCGAAGCGGCGAAAACAAATCCGGTCGAAGGCGATGCAAAAAAATTCCGCGACGCCTGCAAAGACGCTGCCCGCAAAGATTATCGTTCTGCGCTCGAAGGATTTTTTCAGCTGGCTCTTTCGAATCCCGATTTTCAAGATGGCGCACCGAAAAAATCGATGCTCGTTCTCTTCAGCGCTCTCGGGCCCAAAGAACCGCTCACTTGGGAATATCGCAGTAAACTGAACACATTCCTCTTCATTTAA
- a CDS encoding MlaD family protein, producing the protein MKKYTGLYLAVGLVVLLAIIILIFGLFFLNDKDPREVFDTYYLRFPQVSTLTLDDPVKINGVKLGKVEDIHLAGHRVLVVVRIRNDVKIPVGSEIRVQNIGIMGERQIGIILCDSAKNYAPHDTIDGQFDAGIAEALGLAGEIIDSTKILITSVHQVMDSTIANPEFRDKFRVMMNKAESLEDRLAKMLADTDPQIKTSLNNLNTATVKVNALLDTVQTPISGLLSQASGLMQDAGGVISKLDSVTNRLSAITAKLQTKDNTAGILLNDRTLHDDLVKTLHSADSLFQIILHDGLDVNVDIF; encoded by the coding sequence ATGAAAAAATATACCGGATTATATCTCGCTGTCGGTCTTGTTGTCCTTCTGGCAATTATCATCCTGATTTTCGGTCTGTTCTTTTTGAACGATAAGGACCCGCGGGAAGTTTTTGACACATACTATCTGCGCTTTCCGCAGGTGAGCACATTAACCCTCGACGACCCCGTAAAAATTAACGGCGTTAAACTCGGCAAAGTTGAAGACATTCACTTGGCAGGTCACCGCGTTCTCGTGGTCGTGCGCATTCGAAACGATGTCAAAATTCCTGTCGGTTCCGAAATCCGCGTGCAAAATATCGGCATCATGGGCGAACGTCAAATCGGAATTATCTTGTGCGATTCGGCAAAAAATTATGCGCCGCACGATACGATCGACGGTCAATTCGATGCGGGCATCGCCGAAGCTCTCGGTCTCGCAGGCGAAATTATCGATTCCACAAAAATTCTCATTACTTCAGTTCATCAGGTAATGGATTCGACGATTGCGAATCCAGAATTCCGCGACAAATTCCGCGTGATGATGAACAAAGCAGAATCTTTGGAAGATCGTTTAGCAAAAATGCTCGCCGATACCGATCCGCAAATCAAAACGAGTTTGAACAATTTGAATACCGCAACAGTGAAAGTGAACGCATTGCTCGATACGGTGCAAACGCCTATCAGCGGGCTTCTTTCGCAAGCGAGCGGCCTCATGCAAGATGCGGGCGGCGTCATTTCTAAATTGGATTCGGTGACGAATCGTTTATCCGCAATCACCGCAAAGCTTCAAACCAAAGACAATACGGCGGGAATTCTTCTTAACGACAGAACTCTTCACGATGATTTGGTGAAAACATTACATTCTGCAGATAGTCTTTTCCAAATTATCCTTCACGATGGTTTGGATGTCAACGTAGATATTTTCTAA
- a CDS encoding HPr family phosphocarrier protein yields the protein MHSKEIVVTNKLGVHARPAGMIVDITGKSESDVTLEYEGTKVNAKSILNVMMLAITPGSTVKFTAEGKDEEQVLDQLEQLFRENFHEEQND from the coding sequence ATGCATAGCAAAGAAATTGTTGTTACAAATAAACTCGGAGTTCACGCCCGCCCCGCAGGCATGATCGTCGATATCACGGGAAAATCCGAAAGCGATGTCACGCTCGAATACGAAGGCACGAAGGTCAATGCCAAAAGTATTTTGAATGTGATGATGCTCGCAATTACTCCCGGTTCCACGGTGAAATTCACCGCCGAAGGAAAAGACGAGGAACAAGTGTTAGATCAACTGGAACAACTTTTCCGCGAAAATTTCCATGAAGAACAAAACGACTAG
- a CDS encoding M16 family metallopeptidase, whose product MRLQLLLSALIFPAAISAVDFPIHKEVLDNGLTVLLYPNSQAPTVSCRLFYVTGSVNEVPGSSGLAHILEHELFKGTKKVGVTDFAKDSVLMAKEDSVMALSQASAVAGDSISAKKFRAEYDSLVEEERKFMVKEELWSAYQQAGGTGLNAFTTDLMTAYIVTLPKNRVELFLYLESDRMQNAILREFYSERDVVREERRMRYDDRPSGRYFETLNGLIYEAFPYRVPTIGWPSDIMNLTREQAAEHYRKYYKPRNAILVLAGDLDTTQTMNLVKKYFAEIPSGEAFAPITVRDPEPAGEKRLTVYRPDAPHRMDFCFKTPGVGDSSLYALDIAEGVLNGRSGRLYKKLVEEKKLAVSASAGNSVNKYVSEFYISVTLRPDANPDSVEAIVWSELEKLKNEPVSARELEKVKNRAMMGLVESFLDMENVATQLAWYEMFGDYKILLNWPDQLGKVSPEAVQNVAKKTFKHKNATVGLLLKGEER is encoded by the coding sequence ATGCGTCTTCAACTTCTTCTCTCCGCTTTGATTTTTCCCGCAGCCATTTCGGCTGTGGATTTTCCGATTCACAAAGAGGTTCTGGATAACGGTTTAACCGTTTTGCTTTACCCCAATTCTCAAGCGCCTACCGTGAGCTGCCGGCTGTTTTATGTCACCGGTTCTGTAAACGAAGTGCCTGGGAGTTCGGGGCTCGCTCACATTTTGGAGCACGAACTTTTCAAAGGAACGAAAAAAGTCGGCGTAACGGATTTTGCAAAAGATTCCGTTTTGATGGCGAAAGAAGATTCGGTGATGGCGCTTTCGCAAGCGTCCGCAGTCGCTGGCGATTCGATTTCTGCAAAAAAATTCCGCGCCGAATACGATTCTTTAGTGGAAGAAGAACGCAAATTCATGGTCAAAGAAGAATTGTGGAGCGCGTATCAGCAAGCGGGCGGAACAGGATTAAACGCTTTTACAACGGATCTCATGACAGCGTATATCGTAACGCTTCCGAAAAATCGCGTTGAACTTTTTCTGTATCTCGAATCCGATCGAATGCAAAATGCCATTCTACGAGAATTTTATTCGGAACGCGATGTCGTCCGCGAAGAACGTCGTATGCGCTACGATGACAGGCCTTCGGGCCGTTACTTTGAAACGCTGAACGGTCTTATTTACGAAGCGTTTCCATACCGCGTTCCCACAATCGGTTGGCCTTCGGACATTATGAATCTCACGCGAGAACAAGCCGCCGAACATTATCGCAAATATTACAAACCGCGAAATGCAATTCTCGTTTTAGCAGGCGATTTGGATACAACGCAAACGATGAATTTGGTGAAAAAATATTTTGCAGAAATTCCTTCGGGCGAAGCCTTTGCACCGATTACCGTTCGCGATCCAGAACCCGCCGGAGAAAAACGTTTAACCGTTTACCGCCCCGATGCACCGCACCGAATGGATTTTTGCTTTAAAACTCCTGGAGTTGGCGACAGTTCTCTTTATGCGCTCGACATCGCCGAAGGCGTTTTGAACGGACGCTCCGGAAGACTTTACAAAAAACTCGTCGAAGAAAAAAAGTTAGCCGTTTCAGCAAGCGCAGGCAATAGCGTCAACAAATACGTTTCTGAATTTTACATCTCCGTGACGCTGCGCCCCGATGCAAATCCCGATTCTGTCGAAGCTATCGTTTGGAGTGAACTTGAAAAATTGAAAAATGAACCGGTCTCTGCCCGCGAATTAGAAAAGGTGAAAAATCGGGCGATGATGGGACTTGTCGAAAGTTTCCTCGATATGGAAAATGTCGCAACGCAACTCGCTTGGTATGAAATGTTCGGCGATTACAAAATCCTTTTAAATTGGCCGGATCAATTAGGAAAAGTTTCTCCCGAAGCGGTACAAAATGTGGCGAAGAAAACTTTTAAACACAAGAATGCCACCGTGGGACTTTTGCTCAAAGGGGAGGAACGCTAA
- a CDS encoding AI-2E family transporter has translation MEEKNSVEKTTDSSLNTRIKLKYFTILIVAICASALLYYLRNVLAPFVGAFLIAYILNPVVDKIEEWFRILLRKPKLRRIPKRAARIFATIVTLILVASVITSFCLIFIPQISEEFSHFGYLIKKFMSDTAWIQEILALIPSDWRGELQNFTAGARFLESLQDINFWETAQSMIGKLLPGAMGVLSGTASIVFTLVSIVFIIMYTTFLMMDMPKIARKIRVLMPIENNEKPDFLRKTNQLMKAYFRSQSLVALIVGILYSIAFGVLGFPMGIVFGLFIGILNMVPYLQIASMPVAFFLGIIYSFDTGIPFWEVILMIAAIYLVIQIIEDMLIIPRIVGTEMNLPPVLILLSISVWGKLLGFIGLVCAIPFTCIVIAVVQEYVEHRIFPRRRKDSSVTEDTKSP, from the coding sequence ATGGAAGAAAAAAACAGCGTTGAAAAAACTACAGATTCGTCGCTCAACACAAGAATCAAATTAAAGTATTTCACCATTTTAATTGTGGCGATTTGCGCTTCGGCGTTATTGTATTATTTGCGAAATGTTCTCGCTCCTTTTGTCGGGGCATTTTTAATCGCCTACATTTTAAATCCGGTCGTCGATAAAATTGAAGAATGGTTCCGTATCCTTTTGCGAAAACCAAAACTGCGCCGCATTCCGAAACGAGCTGCGCGCATTTTTGCGACGATTGTGACTCTCATTTTAGTCGCTTCGGTGATTACGAGTTTCTGCTTAATTTTTATTCCGCAAATCAGCGAAGAATTTAGCCACTTCGGTTATCTCATCAAAAAATTTATGTCCGATACCGCGTGGATTCAAGAAATTCTTGCTCTCATTCCATCGGATTGGCGCGGAGAATTGCAGAACTTTACAGCGGGCGCGCGCTTCTTAGAATCGTTGCAAGATATCAACTTTTGGGAAACTGCGCAGTCGATGATTGGAAAACTTTTACCGGGCGCAATGGGAGTTCTTTCGGGAACAGCGTCAATTGTTTTCACTTTGGTGAGCATTGTTTTCATCATTATGTACACCACATTTTTGATGATGGATATGCCGAAAATTGCCCGCAAAATTCGCGTTTTAATGCCGATTGAAAACAACGAAAAACCGGATTTTCTCCGCAAAACAAATCAGTTGATGAAAGCGTATTTTCGCAGTCAAAGTTTGGTCGCCCTCATCGTCGGCATTTTATATTCCATCGCATTTGGTGTCCTCGGATTTCCGATGGGCATTGTCTTCGGACTTTTTATCGGCATTTTGAATATGGTGCCGTATTTGCAAATTGCAAGTATGCCGGTGGCGTTTTTCCTCGGAATCATTTATTCCTTTGATACGGGCATTCCGTTCTGGGAAGTTATCCTCATGATTGCGGCAATTTACTTGGTCATTCAAATCATCGAAGATATGTTGATTATTCCGCGCATCGTCGGCACCGAGATGAATTTACCGCCGGTTTTAATCCTGCTTTCCATTTCCGTTTGGGGAAAATTATTGGGATTTATCGGGCTCGTTTGTGCAATTCCGTTTACTTGTATCGTCATCGCTGTGGTTCAAGAATACGTGGAACATCGCATATTTCCGCGTCGCAGAAAGGATTCTAGCGTAACAGAGGACACAAAATCCCCATAA
- a CDS encoding M16 family metallopeptidase — translation MKKNSLMLLSAAFFAACSGTKQQTAEKVSVENPQKISADTSAKNSQASIEKSAEFPATYKDIAFPEFHYQAPYPADSRVKFSEKITGYVIEDRTLPLIHFNIFFDEPFVTDSIQNEAAHSLLSAMFRRGGSQKLSPQALDDSLEFIAATLAGSVGTFTSAISVECMTKDFPQMMNLTKEVFLTPAFDSSALEIQKANAANAYEHRYDTPAAILSALDAKVNYENNPRLWSATADEYRKVSRNDLLKIAQGRFRNGRIVFAIAGDFPRDSMTIELKKYFASWPADNPNNISIPPIQLSKKTGIFLVDKEITQANICMSAPFVKRPHPDYYPTAVASFILGGGSFSSRLMAKVRSDNGLAYSIHSYAENDYRDQGRVLISLQTKVESAAKAIDLIQKEIEKLAQEGPTEDELNQAKKTLIESLPSLFDSPASTTVLFARDELLGKKDSHYIDYVKAIEAVTPEQVKQMIAKYFNKNAMTISIVGPAEKLKDVGNFTVIPLDSLDFRK, via the coding sequence ATGAAAAAAAATTCTCTGATGTTATTGTCGGCGGCATTTTTCGCTGCGTGCTCGGGCACAAAACAGCAAACCGCCGAAAAAGTTTCTGTTGAAAATCCGCAGAAAATTTCTGCAGATACTTCTGCAAAAAATTCTCAAGCATCGATTGAAAAATCCGCCGAATTTCCAGCGACTTATAAAGACATCGCTTTCCCCGAATTTCATTATCAAGCGCCGTATCCCGCAGATTCGCGCGTGAAATTTTCCGAAAAAATTACCGGCTACGTCATCGAAGATAGAACTCTTCCTCTCATTCATTTTAACATCTTTTTTGATGAGCCGTTCGTCACCGATAGCATTCAAAATGAAGCCGCACATTCGCTTCTTTCGGCAATGTTCCGCCGCGGTGGTTCACAAAAACTTTCGCCGCAAGCATTGGACGATTCGTTAGAATTTATCGCAGCAACTCTCGCGGGATCTGTCGGCACATTTACCAGTGCGATTAGCGTTGAATGTATGACGAAAGATTTTCCGCAAATGATGAATTTGACAAAAGAAGTTTTCTTAACGCCAGCGTTTGATTCTTCTGCGCTTGAAATTCAAAAGGCAAATGCGGCGAACGCTTACGAGCATCGCTACGACACGCCTGCGGCAATTCTTTCGGCTTTAGATGCAAAAGTGAATTACGAAAATAATCCGCGTTTGTGGAGCGCAACCGCTGACGAATACCGCAAAGTTTCGCGGAATGATTTGTTGAAAATTGCACAAGGTCGTTTTCGCAATGGACGCATCGTCTTCGCCATCGCGGGCGATTTTCCGCGGGATTCGATGACTATAGAACTCAAAAAATATTTTGCGTCTTGGCCCGCAGATAATCCAAACAATATTTCGATTCCGCCAATTCAACTTTCAAAGAAAACGGGAATTTTCCTCGTCGATAAAGAGATTACGCAAGCGAACATTTGCATGAGCGCGCCATTTGTCAAGCGTCCGCATCCCGATTATTATCCGACAGCAGTAGCGAGTTTTATTCTCGGCGGTGGCAGTTTTTCTTCAAGGTTAATGGCGAAAGTGCGTTCGGATAACGGACTCGCTTACAGCATTCACAGTTACGCTGAAAACGATTATCGCGATCAAGGCCGCGTTCTCATTTCCTTGCAAACCAAAGTAGAATCCGCAGCCAAAGCAATTGACTTAATCCAAAAAGAAATTGAAAAACTCGCACAAGAAGGTCCAACCGAAGACGAATTAAATCAAGCGAAAAAAACTCTCATCGAAAGTTTGCCGAGTTTATTTGATTCGCCAGCGAGCACAACCGTTCTCTTCGCCCGCGATGAATTATTGGGCAAAAAAGATTCGCACTACATCGATTATGTCAAAGCGATTGAAGCGGTAACGCCCGAACAAGTGAAGCAAATGATCGCAAAATATTTCAACAAAAATGCGATGACAATTTCGATTGTCGGCCCCGCCGAAAAATTAAAAGATGTCGGAAACTTTACCGTAATTCCGCTCGACAGTTTAGACTTTAGAAAGTGA
- the ptsP gene encoding phosphoenolpyruvate--protein phosphotransferase codes for MKNKTTSKQKTRTVLVGVATSPGYAYGPVRKIETRKYSLDSSALPASALEAEEAHFLKAVDTAAKEIEKLKSVTSERLGEEEARIFDSHLMMLHDSMVINPIVQSIRKEGHNARWAVHSTLSALIAQFESSKMELMRERTMDLREIYSRLLAALDEAAPKTKREKFSEPGMIVSHELTPGMLMSIEKDEVLGFATDIGGRTSHISILARAMQLPAVSGLRNISVIAEDNDMLFIDGTGGMVIVNPNEDDLNRYEEKLAVYNKQKQELFTMRQLEPMTLDGKYITLHANIELPMEADTVLDFGATGIGLYRSEFLFFRKGTPTCEEQAKAYSHILSKLSPHPVVIRTLDAGGDKLVSDISVADEANPFMGWRSIRVCLTRKDIFREQLRALLLASRSGHLRIMFPMISSLDELHEAKALYQECRTQLLNEGVELPEVKVGCMIEVPAAVMMVEALAKEVDFFSIGTNDLIQFTLAVDRTNELIANMFEPHHPAVLNMIRRTVRAAHREGIPVCVCGEMSSDPLSTLVLVGLGVDELSMTPWSIMECKKIIRSVNYEDVKATANAVLKMDTAANVNRYLRQKYLQMIIDLGISSFITSHEVKNPLGKNA; via the coding sequence ATGAAGAACAAAACGACTAGCAAACAAAAGACCCGCACCGTTTTGGTCGGCGTCGCAACATCTCCGGGTTACGCTTACGGTCCTGTCCGGAAAATTGAAACGCGGAAATATTCGCTAGATTCTTCTGCGCTCCCGGCGAGTGCGCTCGAAGCAGAAGAAGCGCATTTTTTAAAAGCGGTCGATACCGCCGCCAAAGAAATTGAAAAATTAAAATCGGTTACAAGCGAACGCTTGGGCGAAGAAGAAGCTCGCATTTTTGATTCGCATTTAATGATGCTTCACGATTCGATGGTAATAAATCCAATCGTTCAAAGCATCCGCAAAGAAGGTCACAATGCACGTTGGGCGGTACACAGCACACTCTCTGCGCTAATCGCTCAATTTGAAAGCAGTAAAATGGAACTCATGCGTGAGCGCACCATGGATCTGCGCGAAATTTACAGCCGCCTTCTCGCCGCTCTCGACGAAGCCGCGCCCAAAACAAAGCGCGAAAAATTTTCGGAACCGGGAATGATCGTTTCGCACGAACTCACTCCGGGCATGCTCATGTCGATTGAGAAAGATGAAGTGCTCGGATTTGCGACCGATATCGGCGGCCGCACAAGCCACATTTCCATTTTGGCTCGCGCGATGCAGCTTCCAGCAGTTTCTGGTCTCCGCAATATTTCCGTCATCGCAGAAGACAACGATATGCTCTTCATCGACGGAACCGGCGGCATGGTCATCGTCAACCCGAACGAAGATGACTTAAATCGCTACGAAGAAAAGCTTGCTGTTTACAATAAGCAAAAGCAAGAACTTTTCACGATGCGTCAATTAGAGCCGATGACTCTTGATGGCAAATACATTACTCTTCATGCGAACATCGAACTTCCGATGGAAGCGGATACCGTTTTGGATTTTGGCGCAACCGGCATCGGGCTTTATCGTTCCGAATTTTTATTCTTCCGCAAAGGAACTCCGACTTGCGAAGAACAAGCAAAAGCTTACTCGCACATTTTGAGCAAACTTTCACCGCATCCGGTCGTCATCCGTACATTAGACGCTGGCGGAGACAAACTCGTTTCTGATATTTCTGTCGCCGACGAAGCGAATCCATTTATGGGTTGGCGCTCTATCCGCGTTTGCTTAACGCGCAAAGATATTTTCCGCGAACAGTTGCGGGCACTTCTTCTCGCCAGTCGCTCGGGACATTTACGCATTATGTTCCCGATGATTAGCAGCCTCGACGAACTGCACGAAGCGAAAGCGCTTTATCAAGAATGCCGCACGCAACTTTTGAACGAAGGCGTTGAACTGCCCGAAGTCAAAGTAGGCTGCATGATCGAAGTTCCTGCTGCCGTGATGATGGTCGAAGCCCTCGCCAAAGAAGTGGATTTCTTTAGCATTGGAACGAACGACTTAATTCAATTTACTCTCGCCGTGGACCGCACAAACGAACTCATTGCGAATATGTTTGAGCCGCACCATCCCGCGGTTTTGAATATGATTCGGCGCACGGTCCGCGCAGCGCATCGCGAAGGAATTCCTGTTTGCGTTTGCGGTGAAATGAGCTCGGATCCGCTTTCAACTCTTGTCCTCGTCGGGCTCGGAGTCGATGAACTTTCCATGACGCCGTGGAGCATTATGGAATGCAAAAAAATCATTCGTTCTGTGAACTACGAAGATGTAAAAGCGACGGCGAATGCGGTTCTCAAAATGGATACCGCAGCAAATGTCAATCGCTACTTGCGTCAAAAGTATTTGCAAATGATTATCGATCTCGGCATTTCGAGTTTCATCACTTCTCACGAAGTCAAAAATCCATTGGGGAAAAATGCTTAA
- a CDS encoding TFIIB-type zinc ribbon-containing protein, whose translation MSQCPFCKSETKKVELSRFDLRICPHCLGTFFPSDKTMAFRREVYDKTRELWLKALEERNADWVEADENSVCIDHGEKLVDGKLPDYGIPGKVASCCEMFQLPASTMHTILRRMVGSPSDEMFLSSKQKHHFGFIVFLSKIVDKIFGSGAPEEDAFETMQYKMKFQEILEKPAEK comes from the coding sequence ATGAGCCAATGCCCCTTCTGTAAATCCGAAACGAAAAAAGTCGAACTTTCCCGCTTTGACCTGCGCATTTGTCCGCATTGCCTAGGAACATTTTTTCCGAGCGATAAAACGATGGCATTTCGGCGAGAAGTTTATGATAAAACTCGCGAACTTTGGCTGAAAGCATTAGAAGAACGCAATGCGGATTGGGTCGAAGCCGATGAAAATTCGGTTTGCATTGATCACGGCGAAAAACTCGTCGACGGAAAATTGCCCGATTACGGCATTCCGGGAAAAGTCGCTTCTTGCTGCGAAATGTTTCAGCTTCCCGCATCGACGATGCATACGATTTTACGCAGAATGGTCGGCTCGCCTTCGGACGAAATGTTTCTTTCGTCCAAACAAAAACATCATTTTGGTTTTATCGTTTTCCTTTCCAAAATCGTGGATAAAATTTTTGGATCGGGCGCACCCGAAGAAGATGCATTTGAAACGATGCAATACAAAATGAAATTTCAGGAAATTCTCGAAAAGCCCGCGGAGAAATGA